GCTACCGCAACGCGCTCTTCCATCTGCTCATTTCGCAGACCAGTTGCTACCGCTATTGGGGCGAAGGCCGCTGGACCGAATACGGCAAAGAACTTTGCCGGCGTACCATGGAAATCATTCGGCACGATTTTCAGGGCGGACATCGAAGTCGATAGGGGGTGATCCGGTGATTCAAGGCCCGGAAGCACTGCCGGGTTATTGAACCTCAAGCTTGTAGCCAACCCGGGGTACGGTGCGTATCTGTGCCCGTTCGTGCCGCCCCGTCCCGAGTTTCTTCCTCAGGCCGGCCACGAAGTTGTCGACCGTCGCGTCAGCAGCTCGACCCAGAAGTTGTCGTAGAGTGCTTCCCTCAGTTCCGGCGTCCGGCGGATGGTGGTCATGTACGTGCGTTCGATGGTTTTCCCCCACTTGGGATGCGTATGTGCCAGAAGGTTGACACATCGTGTTTCGATGTCAGGGCGCTGCTGGCGGAATGCGGCCTCCAGATAGCGGGCCGCCGTATGGTGCCCACTGTTCTGAACGATGTAGAGAATCAGTACATGTGTCATATCATGCTTCCTTGAATTTTTCTCTGGGCCGAATCCTTTGTCGGCTACACACGGAGTATAGTTATCCCCCGACTGGAATCAAAGTGCGAAACTCGCATCATGAGATCCACGGCAGCGTGGCGGCTGGCTATGATTCACCGCACAAACGTGAACCATCGTTCAGTTTAGTTCTGTTGTGGCGTCGCTACCTTGGATAAGAAAGTATGTGTTGCCTATTTGGAGATTGGTTGTAGGGTGTCTATACAAAACGAGAGAAGGTTTACCGTGAGTGAGGATTCCCAATCACAACGTATTGCCTTCCTAGGCGACTATTTGCCCCGGCTGTGCGGCATCGCAACCTTCACAAATGATCTTTGCGAGGCAATCGCCGCCGCAGCACCGGACTCCGACTGTTTCGTGGGAGCCGTTAATGATCGTATAGAAGGCTATGACTATTCGGCCCGTGTACGCTTCGAACTACAGGAAAAAGAACTCGATTCCTATCGGCGCGCGGCGGATTTCCTGAACTTCAACAACGCGGATGTGCTCTGTGTTCAGCATGAATTCGGTATCTATGGCGGGTCGGCGGGCAGCCATTTACTGGCGTTATTGAAAGAAGTGCACATGCCGGTCGTGACCACCCTGCACACGGTTCTCCAAACCCCGACCTCCTCGCAGCGCAAAGTGATGATGGAACTTGCGGCGCGCAGTGATCGGCTGATCGTCATGGCCCGGAAGGGCGCGGAGATTCTGCGCGACACCTACGACATTCCCGATGACAAGATCGACATCATCGCGCATGGCATCCCCGACCTGCCGTTTATTGAATCAACGTTCTACAAAGCGCAATTCGGCGTGGAAGGCCGCGAGGTCCTTCTTACGTTCGGGCTGATTGGGCCGGGCAAAGGCATTGAACATGCCATTGAAGCGCTTTCTAAAATTGTGCCAACCCATCCGAACGTGGTGTACCTTGTCCTGGGCGCCACGCACCCGAACCTGTTGGCACACGAGGGCGAACGCTATCGCCTGAGCCTCGAACGGCTTGCCGAAGATCTCGGTGTGAAGGAAAACGTCATTTTCTACAACCGCTTTGTCTCGCTCGATGACCTGAAGGAGTTCATTGGCGCAACCGACATCTATCTGACGCCCTATCTCAACGAAGCCCAGATTACGTCCGGCACGCTGGCCTATGTCTTCGGCTCGGGAAAAGCGGTGGTCTCCACGCCCTACTGGCATGCACAGGAACTGCTGGAGAAAGGGCGCGGGGTTCTCGTTCCGTTTAAGGATCCCCAGGCCATTGCCGAAGGGGTATGCGGCCTGCTCAACGATCCGGAACGACTGGTAAAAATCCGGCACGAGGCGTATGCAATGGGCCGGGATATGCTCTGGCCTTCTGTCGCACAGCGCTATCTGGAATCGTTTCAGCATGCGTGCGCGGACCGGAAGGTCTCGCCCCGTACGGCGTTTGCAGGATGGACACTCGGCAACCGCCCCTACGACCTGCCGGAACTGCGGCTCGATCACCTCGTGCGCATGAGCGACGGCACCGGCATCTTCCAGCATGCCATTTTCAATGTGCCGAACTTTCACGAAGGCTACTGTACCGACGACAATGCCCGCGCCTATATTCTCTGCACCCTGCTCGATGAAATTGCGGATCGCTCTTGCATCAAAACGCTTGAAAATCTTGCCGCCAGCTATCTTGCGTTCTGTGCGGCCGCCCTGGATTACAAGACCGGCCGGTTCCGCAATTTTATGAGCCATGGGCGGGTGTGGCTGGAAGAGGCCGGGAGCGAAGACAGCCATGGACGTGCGCTGTGGGCCATGGGCACCGGCGCAGGCCGCTCACGCAACGACGGGAACAGCCGGCTTGCCGCCCAGCTCTTCGAGCGCGGATTGTCGGTGGTCGAATCGTTTACTTCCCCGCGGGCCTGGGCATTCACTCTGCTTGGAATTCATGAATATCTGCGCCGCTCAAACGATGACCCGAAAATCAGCGCGATGCGTGAAATCTTAACCAAAAAACTCATCACACTCTGGCACCAATGCGCAACCGAGGAATGGCCCTGGTTCGAGCCGGGCCTTACCTACGATAACGCACGTCTATGCCAGGCACTCATCCTGAGCGGCCAGTGGATGCCCAATAAAGAAGCCTTTGAAATCGGTTTGAAGTCGCTGCGCTGGCTGGTTTCGATTCACAAGGCACCATCCGGCTGCTTCCGGCCCATCGGCAGCAATGGCTTCTATGTACGCAATGGCGCACGGGCCGACTTTGACCAGCAGCCGGTTGAGACCCAGGCCATGATCTCCGCATGCCATGAAGCCTTTCGTGCCACCCGGGATCCCATGTGGTCCGCAGAGGCAAAACGAACCTTCGAATGGTTCCTGGGCCGCAACGACCTGGGCATTCCATTGTATGATTCCAAAACCGGCGGTTGCAGCGATGGACTGCACGCCGACCGTATCAGCGAGAATCAGGGGGCGGAATCCACCTTGGCCTTTCACCTTTCCCTCGCCGAAATGAACTATGCAGAACACTTGATCAGCGAACCCCCAGTCGGAGAATCCACTCGATGAATACGGTTCTGAATTACCGCCATGAAATCACACTGCATCCTGATAGCGCACGCGTCATCCTGCGTTCCTTCATCCCATCCAATGTTCATCTCATCAAGACCATCATTCATCGCGCACTGGCCCTCACAGAAGACGACGTCCACACGCAGCTGAATGGAATACGTGCAGGATTCCA
This DNA window, taken from Pontiella desulfatans, encodes the following:
- a CDS encoding winged helix-turn-helix domain-containing protein — its product is MAGLRKKLGTGRHERAQIRTVPRVGYKLEVQ
- a CDS encoding glycosyltransferase family 4 protein; amino-acid sequence: MSEDSQSQRIAFLGDYLPRLCGIATFTNDLCEAIAAAAPDSDCFVGAVNDRIEGYDYSARVRFELQEKELDSYRRAADFLNFNNADVLCVQHEFGIYGGSAGSHLLALLKEVHMPVVTTLHTVLQTPTSSQRKVMMELAARSDRLIVMARKGAEILRDTYDIPDDKIDIIAHGIPDLPFIESTFYKAQFGVEGREVLLTFGLIGPGKGIEHAIEALSKIVPTHPNVVYLVLGATHPNLLAHEGERYRLSLERLAEDLGVKENVIFYNRFVSLDDLKEFIGATDIYLTPYLNEAQITSGTLAYVFGSGKAVVSTPYWHAQELLEKGRGVLVPFKDPQAIAEGVCGLLNDPERLVKIRHEAYAMGRDMLWPSVAQRYLESFQHACADRKVSPRTAFAGWTLGNRPYDLPELRLDHLVRMSDGTGIFQHAIFNVPNFHEGYCTDDNARAYILCTLLDEIADRSCIKTLENLAASYLAFCAAALDYKTGRFRNFMSHGRVWLEEAGSEDSHGRALWAMGTGAGRSRNDGNSRLAAQLFERGLSVVESFTSPRAWAFTLLGIHEYLRRSNDDPKISAMREILTKKLITLWHQCATEEWPWFEPGLTYDNARLCQALILSGQWMPNKEAFEIGLKSLRWLVSIHKAPSGCFRPIGSNGFYVRNGARADFDQQPVETQAMISACHEAFRATRDPMWSAEAKRTFEWFLGRNDLGIPLYDSKTGGCSDGLHADRISENQGAESTLAFHLSLAEMNYAEHLISEPPVGESTR